The following proteins are co-located in the Billgrantia tianxiuensis genome:
- a CDS encoding GNAT family N-acetyltransferase, with product MTLADDMHRNDFGQPVGAPQPAWQPARRPQRTPLLGDRVRLEPLAAERHAGSLHAAFMRPGEGLHDAPAARWTYSGGMPFTDAGQCRIWLADRARSEDPLFYAIVEAASGRALGLASYLNIVPEHGSIEVGHIHFTPALRRTPAATEAMLLMMRHAFALGYRRYEWKCNALNAASRRAAERLGFRFEGIFRQHRVEGGHNRDTAWFSLLDGEWPTVEARLGRWLAPENFDAKGKQLSSLSALTYEACQAG from the coding sequence ATGACCCTTGCCGACGACATGCACCGCAACGACTTCGGCCAGCCGGTCGGCGCTCCCCAGCCCGCCTGGCAGCCGGCACGCCGACCGCAGCGGACTCCCCTGCTGGGAGACCGGGTTCGCCTCGAACCACTCGCGGCCGAGCGCCATGCCGGTTCGCTGCATGCCGCCTTCATGAGGCCGGGCGAGGGCTTGCACGACGCCCCGGCGGCACGCTGGACCTACTCCGGCGGCATGCCGTTCACCGATGCCGGGCAGTGCCGTATATGGCTGGCCGACCGGGCGCGCAGCGAGGATCCTCTCTTCTACGCCATCGTCGAGGCGGCTTCCGGTCGTGCCCTGGGGCTGGCCAGCTATCTCAACATCGTGCCGGAACATGGCAGCATCGAGGTCGGCCACATCCATTTCACGCCCGCACTCCGCCGCACACCGGCCGCCACCGAAGCCATGCTGCTGATGATGCGCCACGCCTTCGCGCTGGGCTATCGGCGCTACGAGTGGAAGTGCAATGCGCTCAATGCCGCATCACGGCGTGCCGCCGAGCGCCTGGGCTTTCGCTTCGAGGGCATTTTCCGTCAGCACCGGGTGGAAGGCGGACATAACCGCGATACCGCCTGGTTTTCGCTGCTCGACGGTGAATGGCCAACCGTCGAGGCTCGCCTTGGGCGCTGGCTCGCGCCAGAGAACTTCGACGCGAAGGGAAAGCAGCTGAGTTCGCTATCGGCGCTGACGTACGAGGCCTGCCAGGCCGGTTAG
- a CDS encoding FMN-binding negative transcriptional regulator yields the protein MYVPPSMRLSREQAWELVERHGFGVLIGPDLEATHLPLLLERSEGECGTLYGHFARANPQWRTLNGNRALAIFSGPHAYISPTWYASRPAVPTWNYLAVHATGRVELLDDEGTRRLLERSLAHFEPALLDSLSREPGYLEKMQAGVVGFRLHIEALEGKAKLGRQRSLADQEGVEAALAESRDPQARQLWHEMQQLTNEESGS from the coding sequence ATGTACGTTCCCCCATCGATGCGGCTGTCACGCGAGCAGGCCTGGGAGCTGGTCGAACGACACGGCTTTGGTGTGCTGATCGGTCCCGACCTCGAGGCTACCCACCTGCCCCTCCTTCTGGAGCGCAGCGAAGGCGAGTGCGGCACCCTGTACGGTCACTTCGCCCGGGCCAATCCACAATGGCGCACGCTGAACGGCAACCGGGCGCTGGCCATATTCAGTGGTCCGCACGCCTACATCTCGCCAACCTGGTACGCCAGCCGACCCGCCGTGCCCACCTGGAACTATCTGGCCGTGCATGCCACGGGCCGCGTCGAACTATTGGATGACGAGGGTACGCGAAGACTGCTCGAGCGCAGCCTGGCCCACTTTGAGCCCGCTCTGCTCGATTCGCTGTCCCGCGAGCCTGGCTATCTGGAAAAGATGCAGGCCGGCGTGGTCGGATTTCGCCTGCACATCGAAGCGCTCGAGGGCAAGGCCAAGCTTGGCCGTCAGCGCTCCCTGGCCGATCAGGAAGGCGTCGAGGCAGCGCTGGCCGAGAGCCGCGACCCACAGGCGCGCCAGCTTTGGCACGAGATGCAGCAGTTGACCAACGAGGAGAGCGGCTCATGA
- a CDS encoding GNAT family N-acetyltransferase produces MPIRHATLADLAPLSELLDGYRRFYRQAPDLEGARRFLQARLESGDSHILVHAGSEGELQGFVQLYPLLSTVRLAPLWLLNDLFVAPQARRKGVGRELMLAARELAASHGVGHLKLATQIENHAAQALYESLGWQRDTTFYHYGLLFDTTTDQG; encoded by the coding sequence ATGCCCATTCGCCATGCCACTCTTGCCGATCTTGCTCCGCTCAGTGAGCTGCTCGATGGCTACCGCCGCTTCTACCGCCAGGCACCCGACCTCGAAGGCGCCCGGCGCTTCCTGCAGGCACGCCTGGAAAGCGGTGACTCGCACATTCTGGTTCATGCAGGCAGCGAAGGAGAGCTGCAGGGCTTCGTCCAGCTCTATCCGCTGCTCTCCACCGTGCGCCTGGCGCCGCTGTGGCTGCTCAACGATCTGTTCGTCGCCCCCCAAGCACGGCGCAAGGGTGTCGGACGCGAGCTGATGCTAGCCGCCAGGGAGCTGGCCGCAAGCCATGGCGTGGGGCACCTCAAGCTCGCCACCCAGATCGAGAACCACGCGGCCCAGGCGCTCTACGAGTCGCTCGGCTGGCAGCGCGACACCACCTTCTATCATTACGGGCTGCTGTTCGATACCACAACGGACCAGGGCTGA
- a CDS encoding DNA-3-methyladenine glycosylase family protein, which yields MNGPHPESMLRLPYRPPYDWQAILAFLSRRTIPGLERIDGEGYHRIFRLGGALGRVTVRHAPDENALWASIRLSSREALPEVDARLRRLFDLEADPVAIGRKLSRDTTLAPLVAHRPGLRVPGGWDPFEVAVRAILGQQVSVDAATRLAGRLVERLGEHVAGQEDAGLDRLFPAPERFTFDEIRALGMPGARATALVRLASAYLEQPRLFERRASLEESVAHLCALPGIGEWTAHYIAMRGLRESDAFLPRDVALQRALAEQGRRPTPRELLARAEAWRPWRAYAVLHLWHADAATMAAKPEQERGDATLA from the coding sequence GTGAACGGACCCCACCCCGAGTCGATGTTGCGCTTGCCCTACCGCCCGCCCTATGACTGGCAGGCGATACTGGCCTTCCTGTCCCGGCGGACGATTCCGGGGCTCGAACGCATCGACGGCGAGGGGTATCACCGAATCTTCCGTCTGGGCGGAGCGCTAGGTCGCGTCACGGTGCGCCACGCACCTGACGAGAATGCGCTGTGGGCGTCGATCCGGCTCTCCTCGCGTGAGGCCCTCCCGGAGGTAGACGCTCGACTGCGGCGGCTTTTCGATCTCGAGGCCGATCCTGTGGCGATAGGCCGTAAGCTCAGTCGCGACACCACGCTGGCGCCGCTGGTCGCGCACCGCCCGGGGCTGCGCGTACCGGGAGGATGGGATCCGTTCGAGGTCGCCGTGCGGGCCATCCTCGGCCAGCAGGTCAGCGTCGATGCGGCCACGCGGCTGGCCGGCAGGCTGGTCGAACGGCTGGGCGAGCACGTGGCAGGCCAGGAGGACGCCGGCCTGGACCGGTTGTTTCCCGCCCCTGAGCGCTTTACCTTCGACGAGATCAGAGCGCTCGGCATGCCCGGAGCGCGCGCCACCGCTCTGGTGCGACTGGCGTCGGCCTATCTCGAGCAGCCCCGCTTGTTCGAGCGCCGTGCGAGTCTCGAGGAGAGCGTGGCCCATCTGTGCGCTCTGCCCGGCATCGGCGAGTGGACGGCGCACTACATCGCCATGCGCGGGCTACGCGAGAGCGATGCCTTCCTGCCCCGCGACGTGGCGCTGCAACGCGCGCTGGCGGAGCAGGGCCGGCGCCCCACGCCGCGTGAGCTGCTCGCACGTGCCGAAGCCTGGCGGCCCTGGCGCGCCTATGCCGTGCTGCACCTGTGGCATGCCGATGCGGCGACAATGGCGGCAAAACCGGAACAGGAGAGAGGCGATGCAACTCTGGCTTGA
- the ogt gene encoding methylated-DNA--[protein]-cysteine S-methyltransferase, translating to MQLWLDLLPSPVGELSLVSDEQGALRALEFDSNDERLHRLLGRHYREYRLAKGRASALVREALEAYFAGDPSHLDAVPVATGGTEFQRLVWQALRRIPAGTTISYGELAARIGRPGASRAVGLANGANPVSIVVPCHRVIGANGTLTGYGGGLARKRWLVEHERGHVQGELFSLA from the coding sequence ATGCAACTCTGGCTTGATCTATTGCCATCCCCGGTGGGCGAGCTGAGCCTGGTCAGCGACGAGCAGGGAGCGTTGCGGGCCCTGGAGTTCGACAGCAACGACGAGCGCCTGCATCGCCTGCTGGGGCGCCACTACCGCGAGTACCGCCTTGCCAAGGGCCGAGCGTCTGCGCTGGTCCGCGAGGCCTTGGAGGCCTACTTCGCCGGCGATCCGTCCCATCTCGATGCGGTGCCGGTGGCGACCGGAGGGACCGAGTTCCAGCGCCTGGTGTGGCAGGCGCTGCGGCGGATACCGGCGGGCACCACGATCAGCTACGGCGAGCTTGCCGCAAGAATAGGGCGGCCCGGTGCCAGCCGCGCCGTAGGCCTGGCCAATGGCGCCAACCCGGTGTCGATCGTGGTGCCGTGCCATCGGGTGATCGGTGCCAACGGAACCCTGACCGGTTATGGCGGCGGGTTGGCGCGCAAGCGCTGGTTAGTGGAGCATGAACGAGGGCACGTGCAGGGCGAGCTGTTCAGCCTCGCTTAG
- a CDS encoding MarR family winged helix-turn-helix transcriptional regulator, whose amino-acid sequence MNRVKQAIAQWQREMPELDLLPMEVVGYMKTTQLLTQERLQAFFKEYGLQLGEFDVLATLRRSGAPYRLGPTQLFETLMVSSGGMTSRLDRLEKAGLIVRSPNPEDRRGTLVSLTEEGLALMNRIVPRHVENEARMLAALSREEQQALGELLSKLLDGLTDQA is encoded by the coding sequence ATGAACCGTGTCAAGCAAGCCATTGCCCAATGGCAACGAGAAATGCCCGAGCTCGACCTGCTGCCGATGGAGGTAGTGGGATATATGAAGACCACTCAGCTGCTTACCCAGGAGCGGCTACAGGCCTTCTTCAAGGAGTATGGCCTGCAATTGGGAGAGTTCGACGTGCTGGCCACGCTGCGGCGGTCGGGGGCGCCTTATCGCCTGGGACCGACACAGCTGTTCGAGACGCTGATGGTCTCGTCGGGCGGCATGACCAGTCGGCTGGATCGCCTGGAGAAGGCGGGCCTGATCGTGCGCTCGCCGAATCCCGAAGATCGGCGCGGAACGCTGGTCTCGCTGACCGAGGAGGGCCTGGCCCTGATGAACCGAATCGTACCTCGCCACGTGGAAAACGAAGCCAGGATGCTCGCCGCTCTCAGCCGTGAAGAGCAGCAGGCATTGGGCGAACTGTTGAGCAAATTGCTGGATGGATTGACCGATCAGGCCTGA
- a CDS encoding EamA family transporter: MANSTKARNRAGWYALACLLLVGSLLALSLVVAKLADGAGAPRLSFLMVAVTVAGGLLLVLAAGQRQSMRLDRRIVEYALVSGALFALPNALGFLAVRHVGAGFVSLSFAFPILVTWVMAVGLGMERMNALRLLGVLLGLGGGVLLASAKAGGMQGAQGWAALVLAIPLIIALGNVYRTLRWPGEAGPVYLAALMLLGARWRLPPSC, translated from the coding sequence ATGGCCAACTCAACCAAGGCGCGCAACCGTGCCGGCTGGTATGCCCTGGCTTGCCTGCTGCTGGTCGGTAGCCTGCTGGCGCTATCTCTGGTCGTGGCCAAGCTCGCCGATGGAGCCGGCGCCCCGCGCCTGAGCTTCCTGATGGTGGCGGTGACCGTTGCCGGCGGACTGCTGCTGGTGCTTGCGGCTGGGCAACGTCAGTCGATGCGACTCGACCGGCGTATCGTCGAGTACGCGCTGGTCTCGGGCGCGCTGTTCGCGCTGCCCAATGCGCTGGGTTTCCTGGCGGTACGTCATGTGGGGGCCGGGTTCGTTTCGCTCAGCTTCGCCTTCCCGATACTCGTCACCTGGGTTATGGCGGTGGGGTTGGGAATGGAGCGCATGAATGCGCTGCGCCTGCTCGGTGTACTGCTGGGGCTGGGTGGCGGCGTGCTGCTGGCCTCGGCCAAGGCGGGTGGCATGCAAGGCGCCCAGGGCTGGGCCGCGCTGGTGCTGGCGATTCCATTGATCATTGCGTTGGGCAATGTCTATCGCACCCTGCGTTGGCCGGGCGAGGCAGGGCCGGTCTATCTCGCCGCGCTGATGCTGCTGGGGGCGCGCTGGCGCTTGCCCCCTTCGTGCTGA
- a CDS encoding nitroreductase family protein — MSLMEALHWRYAAKRMNGAEVPQATLDTILEAASLAPSSYGLQPYSVLVVQDPTLRERIRHAACNQPQVSECSHLLIFAIWTEVDGRHVDELIALTAAARGIDPEELEGYRQSLHAAVAGFTTPEARQQWAARQAYIALGTALTAAAAERVDASPMEGFDPPAMDALLGLEEQGLRSVVLLALGYRDTQQDRLAGQAKVRWPRERFVVEWSGA; from the coding sequence ATGTCTCTCATGGAAGCCCTGCATTGGCGTTACGCCGCCAAGCGCATGAATGGAGCAGAAGTGCCGCAGGCCACGCTCGATACCATCCTCGAGGCAGCGAGTTTGGCGCCGTCGTCCTATGGCCTTCAACCCTACAGTGTGCTGGTGGTGCAAGACCCAACGCTGCGTGAGCGAATCCGACACGCTGCCTGCAACCAGCCTCAGGTCAGCGAATGCTCCCACCTGCTGATCTTTGCCATCTGGACCGAAGTGGATGGCCGGCATGTGGACGAGCTGATCGCACTGACTGCTGCAGCGCGCGGTATCGACCCAGAGGAACTGGAAGGGTATCGGCAGTCGCTCCATGCTGCCGTTGCCGGCTTCACCACGCCGGAGGCACGGCAGCAGTGGGCGGCTCGGCAGGCCTATATCGCCTTGGGCACGGCCCTGACCGCTGCGGCAGCGGAGCGGGTCGACGCCTCGCCGATGGAGGGGTTCGACCCGCCGGCAATGGACGCTCTGCTGGGGCTCGAAGAGCAGGGCTTGCGCAGTGTGGTGCTGCTCGCGCTTGGCTATCGCGATACGCAACAAGATCGCCTGGCCGGGCAGGCCAAGGTGCGCTGGCCCAGGGAGCGCTTCGTGGTGGAGTGGAGCGGGGCCTAG
- a CDS encoding cupin, giving the protein MEITRSRDFTAERAWGAKDIANMNGITTRLHWTDQPYRWHVNDGEEVFVVLDGQVEMRYRSPEGERSQLLEVGDIFFASVGTEHIACPIGEARVLVVEKEGSV; this is encoded by the coding sequence ATGGAAATCACCCGCAGCCGGGACTTCACCGCCGAGCGCGCCTGGGGCGCCAAGGACATCGCCAACATGAACGGCATCACCACCCGCCTGCATTGGACCGACCAGCCCTACCGCTGGCACGTCAACGACGGTGAGGAAGTCTTCGTGGTGCTCGATGGCCAGGTGGAGATGCGCTATCGCAGCCCAGAAGGCGAGCGCTCGCAGCTGCTGGAAGTAGGCGATATCTTCTTCGCCTCGGTGGGTACCGAGCATATCGCTTGCCCGATCGGTGAAGCCCGGGTGCTGGTCGTCGAGAAGGAAGGCAGCGTCTAG
- a CDS encoding FMN-dependent NADH-azoreductase: protein MTIILHVSSSPRRQRSASLEAAHSFTTNFRGHIPDTQVKHLDLWDIELPEFDESAMAAKYAGLAGTPLTPAQQQAWDRLRQLASHLHEADLLLFSMPLWNFSIPYKLKHFIDLVSQKDILFSFDPESGFSGLLTGKKAIVVYARGLSYANDSFTPSQEYDYQKVYFEMWLKFVGIIDIESVIVEKTLFGSEIDGEARRHACLQAEQLAERLALSHQAARIPS, encoded by the coding sequence ATGACAATTATCCTGCATGTCTCGTCTTCTCCCCGCCGGCAGCGCTCCGCGTCGTTGGAAGCCGCTCACAGCTTCACCACGAACTTCCGTGGACATATACCGGACACCCAAGTGAAGCATTTGGATCTATGGGACATCGAGCTCCCCGAGTTCGACGAGAGCGCCATGGCCGCGAAATACGCCGGGCTAGCCGGCACACCGCTGACGCCAGCTCAGCAACAGGCCTGGGATCGCCTGCGTCAGCTCGCTTCCCACCTGCACGAGGCCGACCTTCTGCTGTTTTCGATGCCGCTGTGGAATTTCAGCATTCCCTATAAACTCAAGCACTTCATCGACCTGGTCTCGCAGAAGGACATCCTGTTTTCCTTCGACCCTGAGTCTGGATTCAGCGGCCTGCTCACTGGCAAGAAAGCCATCGTGGTTTATGCCAGGGGACTGAGCTACGCCAACGATTCGTTTACGCCCTCGCAAGAATACGACTACCAAAAAGTATACTTCGAGATGTGGTTGAAGTTTGTCGGCATTATCGATATCGAATCGGTGATCGTGGAAAAGACTCTCTTTGGCAGCGAGATCGACGGCGAAGCGCGCCGACACGCCTGCTTGCAGGCGGAGCAACTCGCAGAACGTCTGGCACTCTCCCACCAGGCGGCCCGAATCCCATCCTGA
- a CDS encoding LysR family transcriptional regulator, with protein sequence MLDLLLLRSFVAVIDEGSFTRAASRLHLTQPAISGHLRRLETQVGKPLLRRTTRAFEVTPDGECLAAYARAILALNRDAMTQLSRSSYQGNVRLGVAEDCVTVPLMRALREFVEDNPQVELGVRVGIPGDMIVAMKRGDVDLILGAQCGSQEPGRLLWHEPLVWAWTDRCPVRLPSPLPLALFPEACPYREAALTQLALAGIPQRMAMLCTSGASLRAAVEGGFALAPMPESQLGPGLVALSEEHGLPLLPEAEFMLMTSPTGDQTVLSALADRIVEHLCPTPVAEPA encoded by the coding sequence ATGCTCGATCTGCTTCTCTTGAGGAGTTTCGTTGCCGTCATCGATGAAGGTAGCTTCACTCGGGCTGCCAGTCGCCTGCACCTGACCCAGCCGGCTATCAGTGGACACCTGCGTCGTCTGGAGACGCAGGTTGGCAAGCCTTTGCTTCGTCGTACGACACGGGCCTTCGAAGTGACACCGGACGGAGAGTGCCTGGCAGCGTATGCCAGGGCCATCTTGGCGCTCAACCGCGATGCCATGACCCAGCTTTCTCGCTCCTCCTACCAAGGCAATGTGCGCTTGGGAGTTGCCGAGGATTGCGTCACCGTCCCGCTGATGCGCGCGCTCAGGGAGTTCGTGGAAGACAACCCACAAGTCGAACTCGGCGTGCGGGTGGGCATACCCGGCGACATGATCGTGGCCATGAAGCGAGGCGATGTGGACCTGATACTGGGGGCTCAGTGCGGCTCGCAGGAGCCGGGGCGCCTGCTATGGCATGAACCGCTGGTTTGGGCCTGGACCGACCGCTGCCCTGTACGCTTGCCCTCTCCACTACCCCTGGCCCTGTTTCCGGAGGCTTGTCCCTACCGCGAAGCCGCCTTGACCCAACTGGCGCTGGCCGGCATTCCGCAGCGCATGGCCATGCTGTGCACCAGCGGAGCCAGCCTGCGAGCGGCAGTGGAGGGCGGATTTGCGCTGGCACCGATGCCGGAGAGTCAGCTCGGCCCCGGGCTGGTTGCCCTGTCGGAAGAGCACGGCCTGCCTCTGCTGCCTGAGGCCGAGTTCATGCTGATGACCAGCCCGACGGGAGACCAGACCGTGCTCTCGGCCTTGGCCGACCGGATCGTCGAACATCTTTGCCCCACCCCGGTAGCGGAGCCGGCCTAG